The Leptodactylus fuscus isolate aLepFus1 chromosome 5, aLepFus1.hap2, whole genome shotgun sequence genome segment CCTCTAGCACACAAATGGCATGGATATAgatttcactgacctatacattaatggggctctatcagcaaaagtatgctgatagagccacatatatgcgtgaatagcctttaaaaagggtattcaggCACGGCTAATCTAACTTTAAACcccccgcccgttttaaaataaaactttaaaaacatatatgtaaatgatacctgaacgtgcacgctgggcggtcgtgcatgaTCCAACGTCATCtacggtccctccttcctctcctttcttcttccagcgacgtcctcctgtcttggctcctctccgccttcatcttcttttcttccggatatgAAGACGTTCGCGAGCATTCTGCGCATGCTTGCGTAGTTctaaggatacttagaactacaacaaaaatggtggcggcactcacagccggacacttttcaaacccattcaaatgaatgggtttgaaagatgccggctggtttcagtctcctgtccagttttgtgcaggaaacggaaacctgcagaacggagtacgggcgcagatgtgaatgagccctgagacgTATAGGtccgtacttttatccacaattgcagcTAAAAAGCACAGCCATATGTCTCATATTAATAGCCGTTAACCCTATCATTTCCCTCATATTAACACCTTTGTTGTGAGGGGCAtgaaggtaataattaagtaaatatcttcattattgaggtccttTATTACCTCCCTATATATGTTTCACATAACCCCTGTGTGAagcatacaggggttaatgtgagggacacgaTGGGGTGAAattctattaatgtgaggcacatggagttactaaaacgaaATTAATAACTCCAAATACCTAACATTAAAAggaatagtaacctcagtatgtacttTGCTGGCAGGAGCTCTCCTCCtcagggagcctttacagagaTGCAGAGGGCAGGATCTCATCACTGTAGCAGGCAGGGTCCTTGTCCTGTGCAGTGATGAGCTCCGCCTCCTGTactttcctcaccactctcaatGGTGTGCAGATGCAGGCAAGTACTTACTCCATTCTAGCATGTAGGAAAAGGGCAATCTGAGCACAGACAGAAAAGCTGCTTGCTGCCTGTGATTAATATTTCATTTGAAATAATACACGCAACCAGAAATAGTGTACAAATAATAGAAGTACATGGGAAAACTTTTCTTAGAATGTGAGTTGTGTAAATCTTCAGTCCTTTGCAATGGGTAAAAGTTTGCAGAGGTGTGAGGAAAATCAACCCATCCCATGTGCATTCATTGTGTGAAGGTACcagtcccctccccccttcttttaATTGTGTTCCATCTTGTATCTATGGAAATGAAGGTAGTTACTAACCGGGAGTGAACTGTAAACTGGGTAGGAGGGAGAcaactagtggcaggaactttaggctaaggtcccacattgcagaacgcAGTGGAAACGCActatgtttttttcctgcagtggtgtcctttgcatttttgttgcattttttttgtcccttattaaatctatagggaaaacaatagtttccacaggtaaaattaacaACCTACGTTTTTGAAAGTGCTTCATTTCCACAGGGTggtgttgttgtgttttttttttttttttttttttttgcaatgtgtgtatgggattaaccagaaactcattcactttgctggtactgtaaaatgcagcatttcacaGCAGGAAAAATTTTCCACAATGTTGGGTCTTAGAGGTTTTCAGGTAGGATTTTGTCGGATTTAGATTTGCATGCTAGCAGCATTCCTGAGCCAGACATGTAGaagtaaaaatattttaaaaaaaaaaatttatggtaTAAAAACCAAGAAAACTCCTTTCatttaggggacgttcacactagcgtctgtgtccgacagctagtgtccgatgctaatgtccacggaagattttagcattggacactagctgtgtccgttacaatttgcatgattttaaatgggacatcatgtagtgtccttaagtgtccgtttacaaagatgtctgattttttcaagcggattcctaaatcctacatgtacgggtttacataggactgtatggtgaggtgtttttaggaggagaaatttgagtcagtttcctgaccaaaaaaactgtgtgaatgcagcctaaggcttagttcacacagcgttttttggtcatggttttgaggccgtaaacgcctcaaaaccctgaccaaatatgacagctccctttgaaatcaatagtTGTTTAAGTTGACAATTTGTTACTGTGCTTGTCTTTCATAACTAGGGAAAATGAGGATTCCAATAAAGAAGATAAACCACTAAAGGAAAAATCTGGTAACCGAAAGGGGAACAGATTCCATCCATATGGGAAAGATAAATCGAGCTCTGGTGACAAGAAGGGTCAGAGTCGGAATAGGGTGTTCATCAGCAATATTCCTTATGACATGAAGTGGCAAGCCATCAAGGACCTCATGAGGGAGAAAGGTAAAAGTTGGCGCTGTAGTAAATGCGCATTCCCAGGcataaatgtatttttcttaACTGTTCCCAAAATCTTGATTCAGCAGGTAACCAGGTAACGTACTTTAATTTTATACAGTAATCCAAATGCCGGCTACCTGAAAAGTATTGGCTTAATCTGTGGCATTTACGTGAGAGAACAGGCCAATAATGTAACTGTAAAAGCAGAGATTGCTTGTTTGTCATGTAGTGACATATTGTAAGGGGCAATTTTGGTGATATTGTTTCTAACGCAAAAGACTGTCGTTGTGCAGTTCTTGTTTAGTGCCTGTTGCAGTTGTGAAATTGGCTTAATTCTTACCAAATTTGGGTTGGGTGGGATTTATTTGCCATACAAGATTTCTAGTGGAAATGGCTAAACACCCAAATGTAAAGCTCGGTGTCCTGGTAGCTTGTTCAACATTGTAATATTTGTAATTGTCTTTGGTGTCTCTGTTGTAAGGTGACATGACTATTTGATTGGTTTTATTCACTGTATCTCTTTGCTTGTAGCTTGCTGTGAAACGCATTGATTTTGTTAATTTGGATCTTAAGACAATCTTTACCATTTGAAGACATTCAGGTAGAAAGTCACCTTAAAACAGTTGTTGTGAGTTGGAAGAAAAACCTTACTTTAACGTTCTAATGTTTATCTTTAACAAGTTGCTTAGGGCCTATTTTCACATCTGAATTTGTTCACCAACTATATCATACCAAATAACTACATCTAGTAATGAGGTGTAAAATCTGGTAGATTGTATTGCTCTCGACAATGTGGCTGCTTTGCAATCTTGACAAGTAGCTAAATGAAAATAGCCATTGGTATGTTGGTTCTGTGTCTGAGTGTTGGTGAATATTAGGTCATCTGTTCTGTAGAGCTGTGCACAGGGCGCAGTTACGAAAGTTACTGGTGTTAAATGCTTTGTTTCTTGGTATTTTCCCTTTGTATGTCTTATGTAGTTGGTGAGGTTACATACGTGGAGCTCTTTAAGGATGCTGAAGGAAAATCAAGGGTAAGTGCCGTGGGCAACAAGCTGTTTGAGGTGTAAAGTCCCTCATCAGTTTTCACTGTACAAGTTTTTATTTGGAAAGTAAGTTTCATTTTCctatactgtattgcagtctgaATGTTCCAAGGCTTTACAGCCTGTTTCTCTCCATCCAAATTACACGAGGTTGCATTTCCATTGTTTCCAAGCCTTTTCTTGAACAATTCTTGTTTGCTGCTAAAAGCTCAATGCAGACGTATGTAAAGTTCTGTGTGCTGGTCCTTTTAACTTGTTCTTTGCTAAAATTCACTGGCAAATCTGACAGTTCTTGGGATTGGACTGAATTTGTCTAGAATCTATTTTTGACATGCCTGTTGTGGCTTTGCGAGGCTGCGCaactgtcagtgctggaaacgtTGCTCGAGTCATTGAGCTAGACTCTCAAACTGAAACTGAATAAACTGGTTAAGGCTTCCATTTTTCTGATGAGACAAGTGAGTCATTGGGTATGGTTTAGGAGACTAATCTGTATCCTcggatcatttttatttttggaacTTAAAAAATTTCATACACTTATTAATGTTAAGTTGTACTTTTTCTATTCTGGAATTTGAATTTTGATGCTACAGTTGTATACAGCCGAAATAAATCTAGGATCCAATGTCTAATATATTGCAAATGGCAAAAAGCCCATTTTAAATATTTACACCCCATATATGCAGCAAGTTCATCCCTAGTGAAATGTAACTGTTCATTATTTGATATATATCAGTGTAACAGGGACTATTGATGTACTAATTCATcttcttttgctttttttattttgattCTTTCATGTGACGGTTTGGATTTAGGGTTGTGGGTAAGTCTTCATTTATTCATGTTACTTTGTACAGATAGCttgtgtgtgttgtgtatatatctaacctttcttttttaatttttgcagtgTGGTGGAGTTTAAAGATATGGAATTTGTGACAAAGGCCATTGATGTAATGAATAAACATGATTTAAATGGACGACCCCTTAACATCAAAGCAGTAAGGATCTTTTTCGTCATTAGAGTGCGAACGTTAAGTAAATAAtgattattatatatgtgatgaTGTACTGCATACAGTAATGTATTATTGGAATTTGGTTCCCATGCCATAATTTTTTTGTTGAAAGACAGTTACATTGCAGGTCCGTTATGGACCTAGTGTCCTGTTTAACACTGAATGGCATGGAACTTTCCCCACTTCCCTTAACTCCAGGTCCTTTAATAGGCTGTGTTCCACTGCAgttgtgcacttttttttttagctcccacctttcctgagcaatcaatgcagttaaatttggtgcctgatatgctaattaggctctgcactgtcaaGTGGGTAACCTCGGGCAGTAGAAGACAAGGGGAGTATTGTTTTATGATCTGATttaaagctttctgacactgatcagtcagagacagacatagTTTAGTCTTTCCTCTGGCACCATAAACTCCACTTGGACAATGCATAGCCTAATTAATATATTAAATGCCAAGGGCCTGTAGTTGAGGAAAACTGTGTATGCTCCTCTTTAAAGTGAAGGTCAGCTATCCTGTTTTAGAGCAGGATTtgatggagggagagaagctgagctccatGATGCATAGGCTTATATAATTTGAGGCAGAATTTCTGCATAAATCTTGGTAGGATTACCGTGATTGCTAGCCTTCTGTATACAGTCTGGTACAGGAAAGGCTGCTAGTCTGTGAGGGTAAAATTGGCGGCAATTATGCTTCTTATTTGGACATAAAGTATTTGTGTATTAATCATTGGTAAACCTTCTTTTTGTAGGATCCAGATGGAGAACATGCACGCAGAGTTCTGCAGCGTGGTGGAGGGCCGTTTCCTGGGGGTCATAATGCAGACATGGGTCCTGGCCTAATGAACCTCCCTCCTTCAATTGTTAACAATCCAAACATCCCGCCAGAAATAATCAGTGCATTAAGAGCTGGAAGACTTGGGACAACTGTTTTTGTTGCAAATGTATGTGGTGAATGGCTGGTTTTCTTCATCTTTGGCGCAAGTGTTGTGTTAGAAGTAGAACATAGATACTGAGGCATATTTTCCATCCATATTAAAAAGTATTGATGCAATCTATTTATATAGGTGCATTTAGTAATCTGGAAAATGGCTGCCCATGTTGCTACATACAAAGCAATAAAAAGTAGAAACCTTGCACTCGCTGTTACTGATGGCATTTTCATTATGCAATTTTTGCATTCATATGTCTAGGTATTCTGTTTTTTCAGATTAAACTGAAGAGGAAAATATAGTCTGAAAACAGCCTAACATATGCCTGTAAATATCTTTGCAGATGTTAAAATAGGTGTGGTATACAATTTAGCTTGTGGCTGCATTTAATAGTGTAGCCCTTTGGGCAGTTTCATGCACCACAAAGTCTGTGCCTAAAGGATGCCACGTGAATGGaggctttttttctatttttttttttttttttttttttttattaatttttcttttctcttGCCCCTCTTCAGCTTGATTTTAAAGTTGGTTGGAAGAAACTGAAAGAAGTATTCAGTATTGCTGGAAATGTGAAGAGGGCAGATATAAAGGAGGACAAAGATGGGAAAAGCAGAGGAATGGGAACAGTCACCTTTGAACAAGCAATAGAAGCAGTGCAAGCTATCTGTATCCTTTGTTTAAATATTTGGAAAATTGAGAGTGATGTGTGAGATCTCATTATTTTTGGCAAGCAGTGTTTTAGAATATTAACTGACTTTGAAATACGTTGGTGTTATCTATATCCATTATATTTAAGATTTTCTAGAGGACATGAGACCTTTTTTGCATTCTTCAGTAGGTGCTGCTTtgttgattctggtgcagttgaatTTTTCTTCTGTAGACTCTCCTTTTCTGAGCAATGATTTGTTAGTTTCTGCACATTTATGCTTTTcgggtgggtggtccctgtcatTGCATATTGCATTAATTGCATATTGAAGGATGCAATTAATTACTAGAGGTGATAAAAGCTCCTGTAAGTATTTCATGGTTATATTTGTTTGTTGGGTCATGTACAGGTTTACAACTAGAATAATTTCATAAATGTCCCAGTGGGTGCTAGGCAAGTATGTGAATACATTATCATTACTCTTAAGTGATTTAATAAAAGTGTGTTTTACCTGATTTAGGAGTGAATCAATTTGTGGAACAATCACTTTGTtaacttattaaaggggtttaatCTGGGATCTGCTTCTTAATGTGCAAAACAGCAAATTTCTTTGCTATGCACATGGACTTTGTAAATCAGCTAGCTTTTAGAAGGGAAAATGGACCACCAGTCTCTTTAgatcttcttttttttccttaacTGACTTTTCACAGCTATGTTCAATGGACAGTTTTTGTTTGATCGTCCCATGCACGTAAAaatggtatgtttttttttttaagccaaaaacaATATAAACATTTCTCTGCTTTAACCTAAACAAGTGGCTTAAGTTTTCAAAATGCTTTGTTTTTGATTAGGACGACAAATCTCTCCCTCCGGATGACTTTCATGCTATGGAAAAGGCACCTCAGTTACCACGTATGtgaagtctttaaaaaaaaaaaaaaaaaaaaaaaaaactgttcaagcttaaggctagattcacacttgcGCTGTGTGGCTGATCCGGGGTGCCGTCCCCATTTCACCTGAAAAAtgcatatgggaagaatatgcaaatctgtcttgtatgatgtaattaggaagtcagtgcctcagtcatgcagcccaatagagggcgctccctgaggatttgCAAatgtgtcttccatgatgtaattaggaagacagagcctaaGAGATGCagtaacatcgaaacagctgtcctcggctgagtcTGTACTTGGTAAAACCCCACATTGTTgcaacaaaggcctctgggaaggtttggcatgatgttaaagggagcgcactCTATTGGACAGCATGACTGAGggactgacttcctaattacatcatggaagacagatttgcatattcttcccatgttcctttgcacagtggagcacaaaATGGCTTAACAAGACTCCACACCTAAATGGTGATCTCTCCCtttggagtgacaatatccccctaaccctgaaaaatgcagagagaaaagtcctgcaagcatattTTATGGGCAGAAACCTGTCCAACCCCATTATAAGTCCATGGGGACTGTGGGTAATCAATTTTTAATAGGATTTTTGCTATTTTCTGGGTCCCTAAGTGAACCCGAGGAATGGGAACCTGAGCGCACGTGTGAACCTAGCGGTAATGATTATGAAATGTGACTGGAAGGTCCTTCTCCAGTCACTTGAACTTGTTTTACAGTTTTTGCCATTTTATTAGGCTAATAGTTTTATTGTCCATATTtatattgtatgtattttttcttcCCTTCAGGTGGCCTAGGAGGTATAGGTATGGGACTTGGACCCGGTGGACAGCCAATTAGTGCAACACAGATTGGAATGGGTGGTGGAATGGGCAGCATGGGGCCATCAGGCAAGTATATAGCATTATTACTACAGACCCTAAAGTTACAATTGAGGGAAAAAATATTCACACTGTTATTTTCCTATAAGGTATGGACGGCCCTGGCTTTGGTGGAATGAGTAGAATGGGAGGTATGTGTTCCCATCTGTTACTTGAAATTGTTCAGTCTCTTCCAAcatcagtaacaatgtatagttACACACTTTCTCTTTTACTTTCTACTTCCAGCTGCTAGTGGATTTGGTGGCATGGATGGAATAAGTAACATGTCAGGATTTAGTGGCATGAGCCGAATGACAGGTATGTTGTCTACTATATAACTTTTTCCCTCCAGTTAACTGAAAATATAAAGTAACAGAAATATATTTATGTACTCCCTCACCACACCCCTTTTTGGGTAAAGTGGTAAGGATGCCCTGAATTGAGATGACTAAGGTTGAGTCACCAAATTATAAACTTCAGAGAAAGACCCTCAGATTGCAAGCTGTAGCCGAAAAAACATGGAGGAAACGCAACACATATATTTCCATAGGGTGGGCAGACCTTACAACCTAGTGTCATCGCTGCGCTGTAAGGAACGCTGACCCCGCCCCCTCCCCTGATTGTATTCTGACATAGCTTCATACTGTCACAGGGGTTAGCGGTCTGTTCTTGATTCTGCAGTGGGTGTGATTTTTGATCTCCAATCAGGCAGCCAGTTTCAAAgatcagaatcgcaccccttgtctgctgcttCTTGATAtcgcctgacagtacagagcctaaatatcaTATCACACCCCCAAACTAACAGGGGTAGAGGCTAGAGAAAATTTCATGTGTGCCAGAATAGCCAGAGCCTATATATTGATTTTAAGAGCTAGACATAACGAAGgtggtgaaacgtcctctttaagtttTTTACATGGATTAAGGCTGGTTTAACATGTTGGAAAGAGAAGTGGAATCTGGCCTATGGTTTTTGTGGCTTTACTTGCTAATTAGCCCCAACCACAATGTAGCTAATAGCTGCCTCTCCTGGCGGGGTCTCTAGTTGGTTTAGCCATTTCTTGAAGAAAAAATGCCCAGCACTACCTCTCTTTGAAAACAATAAGAGGCAAGGGTCTTCCTGAAATTTGAAGCTTATTTATGAGACTGAATCCATTCGTGTTTGTCCACACTTTataaatatttgtataatataaaTACACCTTCACTAACTACCTCATGTTTGCACATTGTTTTTTGTGTTTATATAGGAATGGGTGGTGTTGATGACTTCAGAGGCAGTATAGGGTCTGGAATGAGTGGAAGCATGTCAAGCAGCATGGCAGGCATGGGAAGCATGGCAAGCACCATGGGAGGCGGTAAGGTGCTAAGATATATAGAGAACTATTTGGATGTGCAAACAATGTTCCATCTAATGCATATTGTTTAATCTAGACATGTATAGAGGAGGCATGGGAAGCAGCATGGACAGAGACTTCAGTCGGAGTGACATTGGTTTAAGCCGTGGTTTTGGAGATTCATTTGGTGGAATGAGTAAGTGGACTCTAAACCTACCTTTTCTCTTATTTGTAGCATATGTAGGATTCATTTCTACCCTCTTATTACTTGTACTCTTATTACTTAGTACCCTGTTACTCTAAAAATAAGAAACATAAACTTCAGCTGTGCAGGAACCATTGGAGAAACACCTTTCAAATGATTGACAGCTGGACTTAGCGGATGTTTTGAAAGGTCCCCTTCATAAATCATTGGGCCCCCCACAGATTCTGAGCGCTCCTATCCCCTGCTAAAACTGCATCTGGGCTCATTTAATTAAATGGATTTATGCCACTACTGCCAGCAGCcctgcccacctgacattagtAGCATATTGGATATGAAAGCTACCTGCACTGATCACTGTGGAATGGTAGAGGCTAACAGAAAATTTCATTAGACTTGCCCTAGGTTCACAGTTGTGCTCAGGTTTTAATTCTTCAGTTCTACTTTTGGTTTTCCAGTTTTTGTGTCCCCATCtgcttataatggggtccgtttggtttttgcctgaaaaagcaggacttttctctgcatttttttcaagcagatttgtgGTTGGAATCCATGAACGTAGAGCGAGCGCTGGTGTCTAGCCTTATTCTGAGGAAGAGAATCAGAAACACACACATAACTTTCTAGAGTTGACACTGTAAGAGCTTTCTAGAGGTTTATTCACATCATTATCGCTCAGTCCCTTTTAACTAAGGCTTTTTCCAGTTTAAGTTGCAGCCAACTGTCATATGGTATCTTTGCCCTGTAGTCCTATATGTGCATCCTGCTATTTGATGCAGCAAGACTGTTAGTCTGAAGCATTGTAAGTAAAGAAAATAtaacctatatatttttttttttttgtataggtaGTGCTATGGTTGGAAGCTTTGGTGGGATGGGCTCTTCTT includes the following:
- the MYEF2 gene encoding myelin expression factor 2, coding for MAELDQHDSQDALNNGSDNNSLCDDQCDASMAEESPSNGVKKENEDSNKEDKPLKEKSGNRKGNRFHPYGKDKSSSGDKKGQSRNRVFISNIPYDMKWQAIKDLMREKVGEVTYVELFKDAEGKSRGCGVVEFKDMEFVTKAIDVMNKHDLNGRPLNIKADPDGEHARRVLQRGGGPFPGGHNADMGPGLMNLPPSIVNNPNIPPEIISALRAGRLGTTVFVANLDFKVGWKKLKEVFSIAGNVKRADIKEDKDGKSRGMGTVTFEQAIEAVQAISMFNGQFLFDRPMHVKMDDKSLPPDDFHAMEKAPQLPRGLGGIGMGLGPGGQPISATQIGMGGGMGSMGPSGMDGPGFGGMSRMGGIGFGGMDGISNMSGFSGMSRMTGMGGVDDFRGSIGSGMSGSMSSSMAGMGSMASTMGGDMYRGGMGSSMDRDFSRSDIGLSRGFGDSFGGMSSAMVGSFGGMGSSSLGPLGSGMSSGMSAVNSMSMGLGMDRMSTSFDRIGGGLDRPMDMDRGFGGFGSTPIGSGLRERGNKGCQIFVRNLPFDLTWQKLKEKFSQCGRVMFAEIKMENGKSKGCGTVRYDSPETAEKACRLMNGIKINGREIDVRIDRNA